AAAGTGGTGACCGGCATGCAGTTTCAGGACATGACCAATCAATTGTTGCAACGCACGATACACCGGGTCAATGGCTTAAAAGAGTTGCTGCACGAGTTGTCTAGCCATCAGTTTCCGATGGCGGCCGAGGATGAACACGAGGAAATCGGGCGATTTATCATGCAACTCAATCAGAACTTTGATCAGGGTAGCCAGCATTTGACCGGGCATTTACGCAAGTCAGTGAATCAGCAAGATCTCGCGACAGGCGATATCGATTTATTTTAATACAGCGGCGTTTTACAAAATTAGTGAAAAAGGCGAATCAAACATGGCGAAAACAATTTTAACAGTAGACGATTCCGGCTCATTGCGTCAGATGGTGGCTTTTAGTCTGAAAGCGGCTGGTTATGATGTGGTGCAGGCGGTAGACGGTCAAGATGGCTTAAACAAAGCCAAAGAGAAAACTGTAGACCTGGTACTGACTGATCAAAACATGCCGGTAATGGATGGCCTGACACTGATCACCAACTTACGCACGCTGGCGTCTTATCAAAAAGTGCCGATCTTGATGCTGACCACAGAATCGTCTGATGAGATGAAAGCAAAAGGCAAGGCCGCAGGCGCGAATGGCTGGTTGGTAAAGCCGTTTGATCCAAAACGTTTGATTGAAGTTGTTCAAAAAGTAATCGGTGCCTAAGCATCGCTGGTTAAGGGACTGGAGTAAACAATGACCGTGGATATGAGCCAGTTTTATGAGGTGTTCTTTGATGAAGCCGAAGAGTTATTGGCCGAAGCAGAGCATCTGTTGCTTGGTATCGATGTAGAAGCACCTGATATTGAGCAGTTAAACGCAATTTTCAGAGCGGCACACTCTATTAAAGGGGGCGCCGCTACGTTTGGTTTTATGGACATGGCAGAAATTACCCATGTGCTAGAGAACCTGCTCGACAAGCTTCGCAAAAATGAGATGGCACTCACCACCGAGCATGTGGATGCATTTTTGGCCGCCAAAGATGTGATCAAGATGCAAGTGGATGGGCATCGTCATGGTTCAGAAGTCAATGCTGAACAAGTCAGCGATGTCGCCATGATGTTGAAATCCTTGTCAGAGGGCAAGGGTGCGATTCCTGTCGATCCGGTGATTGCAGCCGCGACGCCTGAGCCAGAAGTATTGAAGATTGCCGCTGAAAAACCCGCATTGACCATTTCGGACGAGGAAAAAGCCAAAGGCTTTACCCTCTATGACGTCGGTTTACCTCCGGTCACCGAAAAAGATTTAGCCAACCTAAAAGACGAGTTGGCTTTGTTGGGCGAAGTCGCGGCGTATGTTCGCGGCGAAAATGCGCACGCCTTGATCGTGAAAACGGATTCGAGTGCAGATGACATCGTGTCTATCTGTTCATTTATTGTGGATGCCGATGCCTTGGTGATCCAAGTATGCGGTGCACCAGCCAGTGAACCAGCCGTTGCTGAAACCGCGCCGCCTGCCGCAGCCACCCAGCCGGTGGCAGCCGCGCCAGTTGCTGAAGCTGACCTCGGCTACGGTTTCTTCGATGACGATCCAATTGTCGCGCCGCCTGCGCAAGCTGCTGCAACTGTTACCGCAGAGGGCAGTAAAGACAATGGTAAGGTGCAAGTGGCCGAAGAGATGGGCTATGGCCTGTTTGCGAGCAACGGTCAGGATTCGCAAGAAGAGGGCTATGGATTCTTCGCCCCATTTAAACCACATCCAGATGCGCCGAAAGCGCAAATGATTGGTGATGATAATGCAGCTGCAGCCGTCGCAAAAACCAACGCAGAGCCAGTGGCGGCAACGCCTGCTGCCAGCGTTGCAGAGGCTGCACCTAAAGATGACCGTCGCCAACAAGGGCGTCGTGAATCTGACAAGCCCGCAGCCACACAAAACGCAGAAAGTACGTCCATCCGCGTGGGCATTGAAAAAGTCGATCAACTCATCAACTTGGTGGGTGAACTCGTCATTACCCAAGCGATGATTGAACAGCGCGTCAATGCCTTAGACCCAGTGGATAACGAAGCATTAATTAACAGCGTCGGCCAGTTAACCCGCAACACACGTGATTTGCAAGAATCTGTGATGTCGATTCGTATGATGCCGATGGACTTTGTGTTCTCACGCTTCCCACGCATGGTGCGCGATCTGGCTGGCAAACTGGGCAAAAAAGTCGAGTTTGTGACCAGCGGTGCCACCACAGAGCTCGATAAGAGTTTGATTGAACGTATCGTCGATCCATTAACCCATTTAGTGCGTAATAGCGTCGACCATGGCATTGAAAAACCGGAGGTGCGCCGCGAGAGAGGCAAGCCTGAGAGCGGTACCTTAACGCTGTCTGCTGCGCACAAAGGCGGCAGTATTGTGATCGAAGTGACCGATGATGGCGGTGGTCTCAACCGTGAACGTATATTAGCCAAAGCGGCCTCT
This Methylophilus medardicus DNA region includes the following protein-coding sequences:
- a CDS encoding response regulator, which translates into the protein MAKTILTVDDSGSLRQMVAFSLKAAGYDVVQAVDGQDGLNKAKEKTVDLVLTDQNMPVMDGLTLITNLRTLASYQKVPILMLTTESSDEMKAKGKAAGANGWLVKPFDPKRLIEVVQKVIGA
- a CDS encoding chemotaxis protein CheW; amino-acid sequence: MTVDMSQFYEVFFDEAEELLAEAEHLLLGIDVEAPDIEQLNAIFRAAHSIKGGAATFGFMDMAEITHVLENLLDKLRKNEMALTTEHVDAFLAAKDVIKMQVDGHRHGSEVNAEQVSDVAMMLKSLSEGKGAIPVDPVIAAATPEPEVLKIAAEKPALTISDEEKAKGFTLYDVGLPPVTEKDLANLKDELALLGEVAAYVRGENAHALIVKTDSSADDIVSICSFIVDADALVIQVCGAPASEPAVAETAPPAAATQPVAAAPVAEADLGYGFFDDDPIVAPPAQAAATVTAEGSKDNGKVQVAEEMGYGLFASNGQDSQEEGYGFFAPFKPHPDAPKAQMIGDDNAAAAVAKTNAEPVAATPAASVAEAAPKDDRRQQGRRESDKPAATQNAESTSIRVGIEKVDQLINLVGELVITQAMIEQRVNALDPVDNEALINSVGQLTRNTRDLQESVMSIRMMPMDFVFSRFPRMVRDLAGKLGKKVEFVTSGATTELDKSLIERIVDPLTHLVRNSVDHGIEKPEVRRERGKPESGTLTLSAAHKGGSIVIEVTDDGGGLNRERILAKAASNGLPVNESMTDAEVYSLIFAPGFSTAEVVTDVSGRGVGMDVVKRNITAMGGNIEIRSALGYGTTISISLPLTLAILDGMSVSLGKSVYVVPLNLIVETLQPRAEDLKTVTGEGLMVHVRGEYLPIIALHALFNHPTQITSPTDGVLLILEADGKKSALFVDRLVGQQQVVIKSLETNFKRIPGVSGATIMGDGSVALILDVPAIIQMGQTTNYVTGGTAFSNQNFLTSQNTINA